In Arctopsyche grandis isolate Sample6627 chromosome 13, ASM5162203v2, whole genome shotgun sequence, one DNA window encodes the following:
- the up gene encoding troponin T, skeletal muscle isoform X1: MSDDEEYSGEEEEVEEVVETKPAPKQESRPSVVGDAGDPEFIKRQDQKRSDLDEQLKEYINEWRKQRAKEEDDLKRLKEKQAKRKVSRAEEEKRMAQRKKEEEERRVREIEEKKQRDIEEKRQRLEEAEKKRQTMLAAMKESNKTGPNFTINKKENNFNLSSAQIERNKTKEQLEEEKKISLSFRIKPLDIEHLSVDKLRQKATELWDCIVKLETEKYDLEERQKRQDYDLKELKERQKQQLRHKALKKGLDPEALTGKHPPKIQVASKYERRVDTRSYDDKKKLFEGGLETTIKESMERDWQDKTEQFGGRQKTKLPKWFGERPGKKGGGPETPEGEEDVKGEIIDEEEHAFEPEPEEEEEVVEEEEEEEEEEEEEEEEEEEE; this comes from the exons ATGTCTGACGATGAAGAATACTC TGGGGAGGAGGAGGAGGTAGAAGAAGTCGTTGAGAC GAA GCCTGCTCCTAAACAAGA gAGTAGACCATCCGTCGT AGGAGATGCCGGAGATCCAGAATTCATCAAA cGTCAAGATCAAAAGAGATCTGACCTTGATGAACAGTTAAAAGAGTACATCAACGAATGGCGTAAACAGCGCGCCAAAGAAGAGGATGATCTTAAGCGCTTGAAAGAGAAACAAGCCAAGCGCAAG GTGTCCCGCGCTGAAGAAGAAAAGCGCATGGCTCAGAGGAAGAAGGAAGAAGAGGAGAGGCGTGTGCGTGAAATTGAGGAGAAGAAACAACGTGACATTGAAGAAAAGAGGCAACGCTTGGAAGAAGCCGAAAAGAAGCGTCAAACCATGCTCGCTGCCATGAAGGAGAGCAACAAAACTGGACCCAATTTCACCATTaacaagaaagaaaataac TTCAACCTCTCCTCAGCACAAATTGAGAGAAATAAGACCAAGGAGCAGTTGGAAGAAGAAAAGAAGATTTCTCTTTCATTCCGCATCAAGCCTTTGGATATTGAGCACCTTTCCGTAGATAAGCTCAGACAAAAAGCCACCGAGCTCTGGGATTGCATTGTCAAACTTGAAACTGAGAAGTACGATCTTGAAGAACGTCAGAAGAGGCAAGATTATGAC TTGAAAGAATTAAAGGAAAGACAAAAGCAACAGCTCAGGCACAAGGCTCTCAAAAAAGGTTTGGACCCTGAGGCTCTCACCGGCAAGCACCCC CCTAAAATCCAAGTTGCCTCCAAATATGAAAGGCGTGTAGACACCAGGTCATATGATGACAAGAAAAAACTCTTCGAGGGT GGCTTAGAAACTACCATTAAGGAATCCATGGAACGTGATTGGCAAGACAAAACCGAGCAATTTGGTGGACGCCAGAAGA CCAAGTTGCCCAAATGGTTCGGTGAACGCCCAGGCAAAAAGGGTGGTGGCCCCGAAACACCCGAAGGTGAGGAGGATGTCAAGGGAGAAATCATTGACGAAGAGGAGCACGCATTTGAACCTGAACCTGAAGAAGAGGAAGAAGTTGTGGAAGAGGAGGAAGAAGAAGAGGAAGAGGAAGAGGAGGAAGAGGAAGAGGAGGAAGAAGAATAA
- the up gene encoding troponin T, skeletal muscle isoform X2, with the protein MSDDEEYSGEEEEVEEVVETPAPKQEGDAGDPEFIKRQDQKRSDLDEQLKEYINEWRKQRAKEEDDLKRLKEKQAKRKVSRAEEEKRMAQRKKEEEERRVREIEEKKQRDIEEKRQRLEEAEKKRQTMLAAMKESNKTGPNFTINKKENNFNLSSAQIERNKTKEQLEEEKKISLSFRIKPLDIEHLSVDKLRQKATELWDCIVKLETEKYDLEERQKRQDYDLKELKERQKQQLRHKALKKGLDPEALTGKHPPKIQVASKYERRVDTRSYDDKKKLFEGGLETTIKESMERDWQDKTEQFGGRQKTKLPKWFGERPGKKGGGPETPEGEEDVKGEIIDEEEHAFEPEPEEEEEVVEEEEEEEEEEEEEEEEEEEE; encoded by the exons ATGTCTGACGATGAAGAATACTC TGGGGAGGAGGAGGAGGTAGAAGAAGTCGTTGAGAC GCCTGCTCCTAAACAAGA AGGAGATGCCGGAGATCCAGAATTCATCAAA cGTCAAGATCAAAAGAGATCTGACCTTGATGAACAGTTAAAAGAGTACATCAACGAATGGCGTAAACAGCGCGCCAAAGAAGAGGATGATCTTAAGCGCTTGAAAGAGAAACAAGCCAAGCGCAAG GTGTCCCGCGCTGAAGAAGAAAAGCGCATGGCTCAGAGGAAGAAGGAAGAAGAGGAGAGGCGTGTGCGTGAAATTGAGGAGAAGAAACAACGTGACATTGAAGAAAAGAGGCAACGCTTGGAAGAAGCCGAAAAGAAGCGTCAAACCATGCTCGCTGCCATGAAGGAGAGCAACAAAACTGGACCCAATTTCACCATTaacaagaaagaaaataac TTCAACCTCTCCTCAGCACAAATTGAGAGAAATAAGACCAAGGAGCAGTTGGAAGAAGAAAAGAAGATTTCTCTTTCATTCCGCATCAAGCCTTTGGATATTGAGCACCTTTCCGTAGATAAGCTCAGACAAAAAGCCACCGAGCTCTGGGATTGCATTGTCAAACTTGAAACTGAGAAGTACGATCTTGAAGAACGTCAGAAGAGGCAAGATTATGAC TTGAAAGAATTAAAGGAAAGACAAAAGCAACAGCTCAGGCACAAGGCTCTCAAAAAAGGTTTGGACCCTGAGGCTCTCACCGGCAAGCACCCC CCTAAAATCCAAGTTGCCTCCAAATATGAAAGGCGTGTAGACACCAGGTCATATGATGACAAGAAAAAACTCTTCGAGGGT GGCTTAGAAACTACCATTAAGGAATCCATGGAACGTGATTGGCAAGACAAAACCGAGCAATTTGGTGGACGCCAGAAGA CCAAGTTGCCCAAATGGTTCGGTGAACGCCCAGGCAAAAAGGGTGGTGGCCCCGAAACACCCGAAGGTGAGGAGGATGTCAAGGGAGAAATCATTGACGAAGAGGAGCACGCATTTGAACCTGAACCTGAAGAAGAGGAAGAAGTTGTGGAAGAGGAGGAAGAAGAAGAGGAAGAGGAAGAGGAGGAAGAGGAAGAGGAGGAAGAAGAATAA
- the up gene encoding troponin T, skeletal muscle isoform X6, which translates to MSDDEEYSGDAGDPEFIKRQDQKRSDLDEQLKEYINEWRKQRAKEEDDLKRLKEKQAKRKVSRAEEEKRMAQRKKEEEERRVREIEEKKQRDIEEKRQRLEEAEKKRQTMLAAMKESNKTGPNFTINKKENNFNLSSAQIERNKTKEQLEEEKKISLSFRIKPLDIEHLSVDKLRQKATELWDCIVKLETEKYDLEERQKRQDYDLKELKERQKQQLRHKALKKGLDPEALTGKHPPKIQVASKYERRVDTRSYDDKKKLFEGGYDTQSAETMDKTWNDRLEQFMKRNRTKLPKWFGERPGKKGGGPETPEGEEDVKGEIIDEEEHAFEPEPEEEEEVVEEEEEEEEEEEEEEEEEEEE; encoded by the exons ATGTCTGACGATGAAGAATACTC AGGAGATGCCGGAGATCCAGAATTCATCAAA cGTCAAGATCAAAAGAGATCTGACCTTGATGAACAGTTAAAAGAGTACATCAACGAATGGCGTAAACAGCGCGCCAAAGAAGAGGATGATCTTAAGCGCTTGAAAGAGAAACAAGCCAAGCGCAAG GTGTCCCGCGCTGAAGAAGAAAAGCGCATGGCTCAGAGGAAGAAGGAAGAAGAGGAGAGGCGTGTGCGTGAAATTGAGGAGAAGAAACAACGTGACATTGAAGAAAAGAGGCAACGCTTGGAAGAAGCCGAAAAGAAGCGTCAAACCATGCTCGCTGCCATGAAGGAGAGCAACAAAACTGGACCCAATTTCACCATTaacaagaaagaaaataac TTCAACCTCTCCTCAGCACAAATTGAGAGAAATAAGACCAAGGAGCAGTTGGAAGAAGAAAAGAAGATTTCTCTTTCATTCCGCATCAAGCCTTTGGATATTGAGCACCTTTCCGTAGATAAGCTCAGACAAAAAGCCACCGAGCTCTGGGATTGCATTGTCAAACTTGAAACTGAGAAGTACGATCTTGAAGAACGTCAGAAGAGGCAAGATTATGAC TTGAAAGAATTAAAGGAAAGACAAAAGCAACAGCTCAGGCACAAGGCTCTCAAAAAAGGTTTGGACCCTGAGGCTCTCACCGGCAAGCACCCC CCTAAAATCCAAGTTGCCTCCAAATATGAAAGGCGTGTAGACACCAGGTCATATGATGACAAGAAAAAACTCTTCGAGGGT GGTTACGACACGCAATCTGCCGAAACCATGGACAAAACATGGAATGACCGATTGGAACAGTTCATGAAACGCAACAGAA CCAAGTTGCCCAAATGGTTCGGTGAACGCCCAGGCAAAAAGGGTGGTGGCCCCGAAACACCCGAAGGTGAGGAGGATGTCAAGGGAGAAATCATTGACGAAGAGGAGCACGCATTTGAACCTGAACCTGAAGAAGAGGAAGAAGTTGTGGAAGAGGAGGAAGAAGAAGAGGAAGAGGAAGAGGAGGAAGAGGAAGAGGAGGAAGAAGAATAA
- the up gene encoding troponin T, skeletal muscle isoform X5, which translates to MSDDEEYSGDAGDPEFIKRQDQKRSDLDEQLKEYINEWRKQRAKEEDDLKRLKEKQAKRKVSRAEEEKRMAQRKKEEEERRVREIEEKKQRDIEEKRQRLEEAEKKRQTMLAAMKESNKTGPNFTINKKENNFNLSSAQIERNKTKEQLEEEKKISLSFRIKPLDIEHLSVDKLRQKATELWDCIVKLETEKYDLEERQKRQDYDLKELKERQKQQLRHKALKKGLDPEALTGKHPPKIQVASKYERRVDTRSYDDKKKLFEGGLETTIKESMERDWQDKTEQFGGRQKTKLPKWFGERPGKKGGGPETPEGEEDVKGEIIDEEEHAFEPEPEEEEEVVEEEEEEEEEEEEEEEEEEEE; encoded by the exons ATGTCTGACGATGAAGAATACTC AGGAGATGCCGGAGATCCAGAATTCATCAAA cGTCAAGATCAAAAGAGATCTGACCTTGATGAACAGTTAAAAGAGTACATCAACGAATGGCGTAAACAGCGCGCCAAAGAAGAGGATGATCTTAAGCGCTTGAAAGAGAAACAAGCCAAGCGCAAG GTGTCCCGCGCTGAAGAAGAAAAGCGCATGGCTCAGAGGAAGAAGGAAGAAGAGGAGAGGCGTGTGCGTGAAATTGAGGAGAAGAAACAACGTGACATTGAAGAAAAGAGGCAACGCTTGGAAGAAGCCGAAAAGAAGCGTCAAACCATGCTCGCTGCCATGAAGGAGAGCAACAAAACTGGACCCAATTTCACCATTaacaagaaagaaaataac TTCAACCTCTCCTCAGCACAAATTGAGAGAAATAAGACCAAGGAGCAGTTGGAAGAAGAAAAGAAGATTTCTCTTTCATTCCGCATCAAGCCTTTGGATATTGAGCACCTTTCCGTAGATAAGCTCAGACAAAAAGCCACCGAGCTCTGGGATTGCATTGTCAAACTTGAAACTGAGAAGTACGATCTTGAAGAACGTCAGAAGAGGCAAGATTATGAC TTGAAAGAATTAAAGGAAAGACAAAAGCAACAGCTCAGGCACAAGGCTCTCAAAAAAGGTTTGGACCCTGAGGCTCTCACCGGCAAGCACCCC CCTAAAATCCAAGTTGCCTCCAAATATGAAAGGCGTGTAGACACCAGGTCATATGATGACAAGAAAAAACTCTTCGAGGGT GGCTTAGAAACTACCATTAAGGAATCCATGGAACGTGATTGGCAAGACAAAACCGAGCAATTTGGTGGACGCCAGAAGA CCAAGTTGCCCAAATGGTTCGGTGAACGCCCAGGCAAAAAGGGTGGTGGCCCCGAAACACCCGAAGGTGAGGAGGATGTCAAGGGAGAAATCATTGACGAAGAGGAGCACGCATTTGAACCTGAACCTGAAGAAGAGGAAGAAGTTGTGGAAGAGGAGGAAGAAGAAGAGGAAGAGGAAGAGGAGGAAGAGGAAGAGGAGGAAGAAGAATAA
- the up gene encoding troponin T, skeletal muscle isoform X3 gives MTATASVLSSRPSVVGDAGDPEFIKRQDQKRSDLDEQLKEYINEWRKQRAKEEDDLKRLKEKQAKRKVSRAEEEKRMAQRKKEEEERRVREIEEKKQRDIEEKRQRLEEAEKKRQTMLAAMKESNKTGPNFTINKKENNFNLSSAQIERNKTKEQLEEEKKISLSFRIKPLDIEHLSVDKLRQKATELWDCIVKLETEKYDLEERQKRQDYDLKELKERQKQQLRHKALKKGLDPEALTGKHPPKIQVASKYERRVDTRSYDDKKKLFEGGLETTIKESMERDWQDKTEQFGGRQKTKLPKWFGERPGKKGGGPETPEGEEDVKGEIIDEEEHAFEPEPEEEEEVVEEEEEEEEEEEEEEEEEEEE, from the exons ATGACCGCAACCGCTTCAGTTTTATC gAGTAGACCATCCGTCGT AGGAGATGCCGGAGATCCAGAATTCATCAAA cGTCAAGATCAAAAGAGATCTGACCTTGATGAACAGTTAAAAGAGTACATCAACGAATGGCGTAAACAGCGCGCCAAAGAAGAGGATGATCTTAAGCGCTTGAAAGAGAAACAAGCCAAGCGCAAG GTGTCCCGCGCTGAAGAAGAAAAGCGCATGGCTCAGAGGAAGAAGGAAGAAGAGGAGAGGCGTGTGCGTGAAATTGAGGAGAAGAAACAACGTGACATTGAAGAAAAGAGGCAACGCTTGGAAGAAGCCGAAAAGAAGCGTCAAACCATGCTCGCTGCCATGAAGGAGAGCAACAAAACTGGACCCAATTTCACCATTaacaagaaagaaaataac TTCAACCTCTCCTCAGCACAAATTGAGAGAAATAAGACCAAGGAGCAGTTGGAAGAAGAAAAGAAGATTTCTCTTTCATTCCGCATCAAGCCTTTGGATATTGAGCACCTTTCCGTAGATAAGCTCAGACAAAAAGCCACCGAGCTCTGGGATTGCATTGTCAAACTTGAAACTGAGAAGTACGATCTTGAAGAACGTCAGAAGAGGCAAGATTATGAC TTGAAAGAATTAAAGGAAAGACAAAAGCAACAGCTCAGGCACAAGGCTCTCAAAAAAGGTTTGGACCCTGAGGCTCTCACCGGCAAGCACCCC CCTAAAATCCAAGTTGCCTCCAAATATGAAAGGCGTGTAGACACCAGGTCATATGATGACAAGAAAAAACTCTTCGAGGGT GGCTTAGAAACTACCATTAAGGAATCCATGGAACGTGATTGGCAAGACAAAACCGAGCAATTTGGTGGACGCCAGAAGA CCAAGTTGCCCAAATGGTTCGGTGAACGCCCAGGCAAAAAGGGTGGTGGCCCCGAAACACCCGAAGGTGAGGAGGATGTCAAGGGAGAAATCATTGACGAAGAGGAGCACGCATTTGAACCTGAACCTGAAGAAGAGGAAGAAGTTGTGGAAGAGGAGGAAGAAGAAGAGGAAGAGGAAGAGGAGGAAGAGGAAGAGGAGGAAGAAGAATAA
- the up gene encoding troponin T, skeletal muscle isoform X4: protein MTATASVLSGDAGDPEFIKRQDQKRSDLDEQLKEYINEWRKQRAKEEDDLKRLKEKQAKRKVSRAEEEKRMAQRKKEEEERRVREIEEKKQRDIEEKRQRLEEAEKKRQTMLAAMKESNKTGPNFTINKKENNFNLSSAQIERNKTKEQLEEEKKISLSFRIKPLDIEHLSVDKLRQKATELWDCIVKLETEKYDLEERQKRQDYDLKELKERQKQQLRHKALKKGLDPEALTGKHPPKIQVASKYERRVDTRSYDDKKKLFEGGLETTIKESMERDWQDKTEQFGGRQKTKLPKWFGERPGKKGGGPETPEGEEDVKGEIIDEEEHAFEPEPEEEEEVVEEEEEEEEEEEEEEEEEEEE, encoded by the exons ATGACCGCAACCGCTTCAGTTTTATC AGGAGATGCCGGAGATCCAGAATTCATCAAA cGTCAAGATCAAAAGAGATCTGACCTTGATGAACAGTTAAAAGAGTACATCAACGAATGGCGTAAACAGCGCGCCAAAGAAGAGGATGATCTTAAGCGCTTGAAAGAGAAACAAGCCAAGCGCAAG GTGTCCCGCGCTGAAGAAGAAAAGCGCATGGCTCAGAGGAAGAAGGAAGAAGAGGAGAGGCGTGTGCGTGAAATTGAGGAGAAGAAACAACGTGACATTGAAGAAAAGAGGCAACGCTTGGAAGAAGCCGAAAAGAAGCGTCAAACCATGCTCGCTGCCATGAAGGAGAGCAACAAAACTGGACCCAATTTCACCATTaacaagaaagaaaataac TTCAACCTCTCCTCAGCACAAATTGAGAGAAATAAGACCAAGGAGCAGTTGGAAGAAGAAAAGAAGATTTCTCTTTCATTCCGCATCAAGCCTTTGGATATTGAGCACCTTTCCGTAGATAAGCTCAGACAAAAAGCCACCGAGCTCTGGGATTGCATTGTCAAACTTGAAACTGAGAAGTACGATCTTGAAGAACGTCAGAAGAGGCAAGATTATGAC TTGAAAGAATTAAAGGAAAGACAAAAGCAACAGCTCAGGCACAAGGCTCTCAAAAAAGGTTTGGACCCTGAGGCTCTCACCGGCAAGCACCCC CCTAAAATCCAAGTTGCCTCCAAATATGAAAGGCGTGTAGACACCAGGTCATATGATGACAAGAAAAAACTCTTCGAGGGT GGCTTAGAAACTACCATTAAGGAATCCATGGAACGTGATTGGCAAGACAAAACCGAGCAATTTGGTGGACGCCAGAAGA CCAAGTTGCCCAAATGGTTCGGTGAACGCCCAGGCAAAAAGGGTGGTGGCCCCGAAACACCCGAAGGTGAGGAGGATGTCAAGGGAGAAATCATTGACGAAGAGGAGCACGCATTTGAACCTGAACCTGAAGAAGAGGAAGAAGTTGTGGAAGAGGAGGAAGAAGAAGAGGAAGAGGAAGAGGAGGAAGAGGAAGAGGAGGAAGAAGAATAA
- the up gene encoding troponin T, skeletal muscle isoform X7, with protein sequence MAQRKKEEEERRVREIEEKKQRDIEEKRQRLEEAEKKRQTMLAAMKESNKTGPNFTINKKENNFNLSSAQIERNKTKEQLEEEKKISLSFRIKPLDIEHLSVDKLRQKATELWDCIVKLETEKYDLEERQKRQDYDLKELKERQKQQLRHKALKKGLDPEALTGKHPPKIQVASKYERRVDTRSYDDKKKLFEGGLETTIKESMERDWQDKTEQFGGRQKTKLPKWFGERPGKKGGGPETPEGEEDVKGEIIDEEEHAFEPEPEEEEEVVEEEEEEEEEEEEEEEEEEEE encoded by the exons ATGGCTCAGAGGAAGAAGGAAGAAGAGGAGAGGCGTGTGCGTGAAATTGAGGAGAAGAAACAACGTGACATTGAAGAAAAGAGGCAACGCTTGGAAGAAGCCGAAAAGAAGCGTCAAACCATGCTCGCTGCCATGAAGGAGAGCAACAAAACTGGACCCAATTTCACCATTaacaagaaagaaaataac TTCAACCTCTCCTCAGCACAAATTGAGAGAAATAAGACCAAGGAGCAGTTGGAAGAAGAAAAGAAGATTTCTCTTTCATTCCGCATCAAGCCTTTGGATATTGAGCACCTTTCCGTAGATAAGCTCAGACAAAAAGCCACCGAGCTCTGGGATTGCATTGTCAAACTTGAAACTGAGAAGTACGATCTTGAAGAACGTCAGAAGAGGCAAGATTATGAC TTGAAAGAATTAAAGGAAAGACAAAAGCAACAGCTCAGGCACAAGGCTCTCAAAAAAGGTTTGGACCCTGAGGCTCTCACCGGCAAGCACCCC CCTAAAATCCAAGTTGCCTCCAAATATGAAAGGCGTGTAGACACCAGGTCATATGATGACAAGAAAAAACTCTTCGAGGGT GGCTTAGAAACTACCATTAAGGAATCCATGGAACGTGATTGGCAAGACAAAACCGAGCAATTTGGTGGACGCCAGAAGA CCAAGTTGCCCAAATGGTTCGGTGAACGCCCAGGCAAAAAGGGTGGTGGCCCCGAAACACCCGAAGGTGAGGAGGATGTCAAGGGAGAAATCATTGACGAAGAGGAGCACGCATTTGAACCTGAACCTGAAGAAGAGGAAGAAGTTGTGGAAGAGGAGGAAGAAGAAGAGGAAGAGGAAGAGGAGGAAGAGGAAGAGGAGGAAGAAGAATAA